In Crinalium epipsammum PCC 9333, the following are encoded in one genomic region:
- a CDS encoding DUF2232 domain-containing protein, which produces MENSHDESEIQPLNNNTDSSQEVNPNEQITEDTSQQNDLPDQQLQRISDRVAQEGKMPLSMVETAFLASTASLIWLINYYFPLGPVLRIFFPIPIALVYLRWGHRASWMSALVSGLLLSVLMGPTRSILFFIPYGLMGVQLGALWRRGSNWLLSIGIGGLIGTFGFFFRFWLLSILLGEDLWIYLMTQITEVAEWVFVKLGFLAQPNLLLVQAIALAMVILNNMIYLFVVHLVALLLLDRLGNPIPRPPHWVQVLVDYDY; this is translated from the coding sequence ATGGAAAATAGTCACGACGAATCGGAAATCCAACCTTTGAACAACAATACAGACTCATCCCAGGAGGTTAACCCAAATGAGCAAATAACTGAGGATACATCTCAACAAAACGATTTGCCAGATCAACAATTGCAAAGAATCTCTGATCGGGTTGCTCAAGAAGGTAAAATGCCCTTGAGTATGGTAGAAACAGCGTTTCTTGCCAGTACTGCTAGCTTGATTTGGTTGATTAATTACTACTTTCCCCTTGGACCAGTACTGCGAATTTTTTTCCCGATCCCAATTGCTTTAGTCTATTTAAGATGGGGGCATCGGGCATCATGGATGTCAGCATTAGTTTCTGGGTTGCTTTTATCTGTGTTGATGGGACCAACGCGCAGTATTTTGTTTTTTATCCCTTATGGATTAATGGGGGTACAGCTTGGTGCTTTATGGAGACGCGGTTCTAATTGGTTATTGTCAATTGGTATCGGTGGATTAATTGGAACATTTGGGTTCTTTTTTCGGTTTTGGTTACTCTCTATCCTGCTGGGGGAAGATCTCTGGATTTATTTAATGACTCAGATTACTGAAGTAGCAGAGTGGGTGTTTGTGAAGTTGGGGTTTTTGGCTCAACCAAATTTACTGTTAGTGCAAGCGATCGCATTAGCTATGGTAATACTCAACAATATGATTTATCTATTTGTTGTTCATCTGGTGGCTTTGTTATTACTAGATAGATTAGGTAATCCTATCCCTAGACCTCCACATTGGGTACAAGTACTGGTGGATTACGACTATTAA
- the pgsA gene encoding CDP-diacylglycerol--glycerol-3-phosphate 3-phosphatidyltransferase → MNLPNSITLSRLLGLPVLLYGLQNPTPTWRWVCLAIFLVAAATDWLDGYLARKLNQITELGKFLDPLVDKLLVLAPLLALIQLGQVPAWGVFLLLGRELAIAGWRVNQVTISGANIWGKLKTVSQIVAIALLIAPLSDTWKIPTLVAFWISVALTLISGVIYLLPPNQSVKPSATIK, encoded by the coding sequence ATGAACTTACCTAACTCGATTACCTTATCTCGTCTCTTGGGTTTACCAGTACTGTTATATGGTTTGCAAAACCCAACTCCTACCTGGCGTTGGGTTTGTTTAGCAATTTTTTTAGTTGCTGCTGCGACAGATTGGTTAGATGGCTATTTGGCTCGTAAACTTAACCAAATCACGGAGTTAGGTAAGTTTCTCGATCCGTTAGTAGATAAGTTGCTGGTACTTGCTCCTCTGCTGGCGTTGATTCAATTGGGTCAAGTACCAGCTTGGGGTGTATTTTTGCTTTTAGGGCGAGAATTGGCGATCGCAGGTTGGCGCGTTAACCAAGTTACTATTTCTGGTGCTAATATCTGGGGTAAGCTGAAAACAGTTAGTCAAATAGTCGCGATCGCTCTTTTAATTGCTCCTCTATCTGATACTTGGAAAATCCCAACTCTCGTTGCTTTCTGGATTTCTGTTGCTCTTACTTTGATTTCTGGAGTAATTTACTTGTTGCCGCCAAATCAATCAGTTAAGCCCTCAGCAACAATTAAATAA
- a CDS encoding extracellular solute-binding protein, with protein sequence MKRRAFLTGAGTLALSQLVAGCQGSKTEILNIRLLRNSIPPQLLNEFRNTIKPSPKLNFAPIPQLKEILKSLETWKKPAEIQNNKLKIPFLSPKQPEIPDLVTLGDYWLESAIQQQLIQPIALDKLKNWQQMPKQWQELVQRNEQGQLDAAGKIWGAPYRWGSTVIAYRKDKFKSLGWTPTNWSDLWREECKGRISLLDQPREIIGLTLKHLGYSYNTTNLDEIKNLKDALKKLHQNVKLYSSDTYLQPLILGDTWLAVGWSTDVLKAIKSEPKIAAVVPQSGTALWADVWVRPKLASANSTSDTPNLQTLADQWIDFCWQPKSASAISIFTEAVSPVLINMDGNDIPKDLVKNQLLLPNKQIIQKSEFLHPLSKATEQQYLSLWQEIRNI encoded by the coding sequence ATGAAGCGACGCGCTTTCTTAACAGGTGCTGGAACTCTAGCATTGAGCCAGCTAGTTGCAGGTTGTCAGGGTTCTAAAACTGAAATCCTCAATATCAGACTGCTAAGAAACTCTATTCCTCCTCAGCTATTAAATGAGTTCCGTAATACCATCAAGCCCAGCCCAAAGCTTAACTTTGCTCCCATACCACAGTTAAAAGAAATACTTAAAAGCCTCGAAACCTGGAAAAAACCCGCAGAGATACAAAACAACAAGCTAAAAATCCCATTTTTGTCACCTAAACAGCCAGAAATCCCAGACTTAGTGACATTGGGGGATTATTGGCTAGAATCTGCCATTCAACAGCAGCTAATTCAACCAATAGCACTTGATAAGCTGAAAAATTGGCAGCAGATGCCGAAGCAATGGCAAGAATTGGTTCAGCGTAACGAGCAAGGTCAATTAGACGCTGCTGGAAAAATCTGGGGTGCGCCTTATCGCTGGGGTAGTACGGTAATTGCTTATCGTAAAGATAAGTTTAAGTCTTTAGGTTGGACACCCACCAATTGGAGTGATTTGTGGCGAGAGGAATGCAAGGGTCGCATTTCTTTATTAGATCAACCCCGTGAAATAATTGGTCTAACTTTGAAACACCTGGGTTATTCCTACAACACTACCAATTTAGATGAAATTAAAAATCTCAAGGATGCCCTTAAAAAGCTGCACCAAAACGTCAAGCTATACAGTTCTGATACTTACCTACAACCTTTAATTTTAGGGGATACCTGGTTAGCAGTCGGTTGGTCAACAGATGTATTAAAGGCAATTAAAAGCGAACCGAAAATTGCTGCTGTAGTTCCTCAGTCGGGAACAGCACTTTGGGCAGATGTATGGGTACGACCAAAGTTAGCTAGTGCTAACTCGACTTCAGACACACCAAATTTACAAACTTTAGCCGACCAGTGGATTGATTTTTGTTGGCAACCAAAGTCGGCTAGTGCTATTTCTATATTTACTGAAGCAGTCTCACCAGTATTAATTAATATGGATGGAAATGATATTCCCAAAGATTTAGTTAAAAATCAGCTACTACTACCAAACAAGCAAATTATTCAAAAAAGTGAATTTTTGCATCCCCTATCTAAAGCGACTGAACAGCAGTATCTCTCATTATGGCAAGAAATTCGTAATATTTAG
- a CDS encoding Crp/Fnr family transcriptional regulator has protein sequence MEEKYSARELNSNMNALMSAAPLFAGLPQPAVDKAIKNVVTRSHPANQVILLENDWGGSVYFILNGWVKIRTYNMDGKEVTLNILGIGELFGEMAALDQVPRSTDVITLTPTMIGSMPSQDFVQLVKTEPMAGVRLAQLMAKRLRQLNRRLRLRESDSVSRVADTLIFLAEGQGKSQAQGTEIPNLPHRELSSLSGLARETVTRVLTKLEKKGLILREHDLLIIPDLAALEDTIV, from the coding sequence ATGGAAGAAAAATACAGCGCCCGCGAACTCAACTCTAATATGAACGCGCTGATGAGCGCCGCTCCTTTATTTGCGGGCTTACCACAACCTGCTGTGGACAAAGCCATCAAGAATGTAGTTACCCGCAGCCATCCAGCTAATCAAGTGATTTTGCTAGAAAATGACTGGGGTGGATCGGTTTATTTCATCTTGAATGGTTGGGTGAAAATTCGCACCTACAATATGGATGGCAAAGAAGTCACCCTCAACATTCTTGGAATTGGAGAATTATTTGGCGAAATGGCAGCACTGGATCAAGTTCCTCGTTCCACTGATGTCATTACGCTGACTCCTACCATGATTGGTAGTATGCCATCTCAAGATTTTGTGCAATTAGTTAAAACTGAACCAATGGCAGGAGTGCGTTTGGCTCAATTAATGGCTAAACGTCTGCGTCAATTAAACCGTCGGCTGCGGTTGCGGGAATCTGATAGTGTTTCCCGTGTAGCAGACACTTTAATATTCTTGGCAGAAGGGCAGGGTAAGTCTCAAGCCCAAGGCACTGAAATTCCGAATTTGCCGCATCGCGAATTAAGTAGTCTTAGCGGACTGGCGCGGGAAACAGTAACACGAGTACTAACAAAGCTGGAGAAAAAAGGACTAATTTTGCGCGAACATGATCTGCTAATTATTCCAGATCTGGCAGCTTTGGAAGATACTATTGTATAG
- a CDS encoding universal stress protein yields MSFHQILVAIDQSNLCEAVFSQALNLAELNQAKLMLLHCINSEILGESTITMPLDMGLYPPMVNTAYENQNNIMQQRLEESKAMLRRYCETASSRGITTEFDYKIGDPGQYLCQVARNWGADLIVLGRRGHKGLTEVFLGSVSNYVLHNAHCSVLVIQ; encoded by the coding sequence ATGAGTTTTCACCAAATTCTCGTCGCTATTGATCAATCTAACTTATGTGAAGCTGTATTTAGTCAAGCACTAAATCTAGCAGAGTTGAATCAAGCTAAATTAATGCTGCTACATTGTATTAACAGTGAAATACTTGGTGAATCAACTATAACCATGCCTCTGGATATGGGCTTGTATCCTCCAATGGTTAATACTGCTTACGAAAATCAAAATAATATTATGCAGCAACGGCTTGAGGAGTCAAAAGCAATGCTAAGACGCTATTGCGAAACAGCCAGTAGCCGAGGCATCACAACAGAATTTGATTATAAAATTGGCGATCCTGGGCAGTATTTGTGTCAAGTTGCTCGTAACTGGGGTGCAGATTTGATTGTTTTAGGAAGACGAGGACATAAAGGATTAACTGAGGTTTTTTTGGGTAGCGTGAGTAATTATGTATTGCATAATGCTCATTGTTCTGTGTTGGTTATTCAATAA
- a CDS encoding NAD-dependent epimerase/dehydratase family protein, which produces MRILIMGGTRFIGVSLTKILVEQGHEVVLFNRGNKPAPVEGVQQIHGDRTDASQLKDKLSSEKFDAIFDNNGRELSDTQPLAEIFQDKVQHFVYMSSAGVYLKSDQMPHIEGDAVDPKSRHKGKHETETYLTESGLPFTSIRPTYIYGAQNYNDLEAWFFDRIVRDRPIPIPGNGMHITQFGHVKDLASAMALVLGNSQAVGQIYNVSGDRFVTFDGLARACAVAAGKSPDNLQIIHYDPKKFDFGKRKAFPMRVQHFFASVNKAKTQLNWQPEFDLISGLKDSFQNDFIASNRDQSEIDFSTDDQIQIAHNA; this is translated from the coding sequence ATGCGAATTCTAATTATGGGTGGAACCCGATTTATCGGTGTCTCTCTCACAAAAATTTTGGTCGAACAAGGACATGAAGTTGTCTTGTTTAATCGTGGTAATAAACCTGCACCTGTGGAAGGTGTGCAACAAATACATGGCGATCGCACTGACGCATCCCAACTTAAAGATAAATTATCCTCCGAAAAGTTTGACGCAATTTTTGATAATAATGGGCGTGAACTTAGTGATACTCAACCATTAGCAGAAATTTTTCAAGACAAAGTTCAGCATTTTGTCTATATGAGTTCTGCCGGAGTTTATCTCAAATCAGACCAAATGCCACATATAGAAGGCGATGCTGTTGATCCTAAAAGTCGCCACAAAGGTAAGCATGAAACTGAAACTTACCTAACAGAATCAGGATTACCTTTTACCTCAATTCGTCCTACATATATATATGGCGCTCAAAACTACAATGATTTAGAAGCATGGTTTTTTGATCGAATTGTGCGCGATCGCCCTATCCCCATCCCCGGAAATGGAATGCACATCACCCAATTTGGTCATGTGAAAGATTTAGCGTCGGCAATGGCACTTGTTTTAGGAAACTCCCAAGCAGTAGGGCAAATTTATAACGTTTCAGGCGATCGCTTTGTTACTTTTGATGGTTTAGCCCGCGCTTGTGCTGTTGCTGCTGGTAAATCACCGGATAATTTACAAATAATTCATTACGACCCGAAAAAGTTTGATTTCGGTAAGCGTAAAGCTTTCCCTATGCGGGTGCAACATTTCTTTGCTTCTGTAAATAAAGCCAAAACTCAACTAAATTGGCAACCAGAGTTTGACTTAATCTCTGGTCTCAAAGACTCTTTTCAAAATGATTTCATCGCTTCTAATCGTGACCAATCTGAGATAGATTTCTCTACTGACGATCAGATTCAGATAGCTCACAACGCGTAA
- the surE gene encoding 5'/3'-nucleotidase SurE, translating to MTFILTNDDGIDAPGIRALQKAINGKGIIVAPATEWSGCGHRVTTTQPIKVECRSNNEYAVGGTPADCTRLAITHLCQDVKYVISGINAGGNLGVDAYISGTIAAVREATMHGIPGIAVSQYRRGKRNVDWDVIAGLTTPVLDQLLTHTLEPGCFWNVNLPHLEPGDPKPDVVFCEPCTKPLPVNYRVEGDEYYYVGEYQKRDRTPGTDVAVCFSGHIAVTKIRL from the coding sequence ATGACTTTTATTTTAACCAACGATGATGGCATAGATGCACCTGGCATCCGCGCCCTGCAAAAAGCGATTAATGGCAAAGGTATAATTGTTGCACCTGCAACAGAATGGTCTGGTTGTGGTCATCGCGTCACTACCACTCAACCGATTAAAGTAGAATGTCGTTCAAATAATGAGTATGCTGTAGGCGGTACTCCTGCTGATTGTACCCGTCTTGCAATTACACATCTTTGTCAAGATGTTAAATATGTAATTTCTGGCATTAATGCTGGTGGTAATTTAGGCGTTGATGCTTATATTTCTGGAACTATAGCTGCTGTGCGCGAAGCAACAATGCACGGTATCCCAGGTATTGCTGTTTCCCAGTATCGCAGAGGTAAACGTAATGTTGACTGGGATGTGATTGCAGGTTTAACAACACCAGTATTAGATCAGTTACTCACCCATACCCTAGAACCTGGATGCTTTTGGAATGTAAATTTACCGCATTTAGAACCAGGAGATCCTAAACCAGATGTAGTGTTTTGTGAACCTTGTACAAAACCATTACCTGTTAATTATCGGGTTGAAGGGGATGAATATTATTACGTCGGAGAATATCAAAAACGCGATCGCACCCCTGGAACCGATGTTGCTGTGTGCTTTTCAGGTCATATTGCCGTCACTAAAATTCGGCTTTAA
- a CDS encoding Uma2 family endonuclease, with the protein MTLNLIPQTESYQIGEQRLILNSVTWEQYETLRATLDDFPGLRMTYLEGTLEIMTPSPEHEFDKKTIARLIEIYALEMDIDLSGYGSTTFRKQAKERGLEPDECYCFGELKEFPDIALEVVISSGGIEKLDVYQGLQVPEVWFWKNNKFSLYRLREQGYELISHSEFLPELDFSVLAQYVRYPSQTQAVKAYRETLRQLPK; encoded by the coding sequence ATGACTCTAAATCTTATCCCACAAACAGAAAGTTACCAAATCGGAGAACAACGCTTAATTCTAAATAGTGTCACTTGGGAACAATACGAAACATTACGAGCAACCCTAGATGATTTTCCGGGTTTGCGGATGACTTATCTTGAAGGTACTTTAGAAATTATGACTCCATCGCCAGAACATGAATTTGATAAAAAAACCATTGCTCGTTTAATTGAAATTTATGCCCTAGAAATGGACATTGATCTTAGTGGTTATGGTTCTACAACTTTCCGCAAACAAGCTAAAGAAAGGGGACTAGAACCAGATGAATGTTATTGTTTTGGTGAACTTAAAGAATTTCCCGATATTGCCTTAGAAGTGGTTATTTCTAGCGGCGGTATCGAGAAACTTGATGTTTATCAAGGTTTACAAGTACCGGAAGTTTGGTTTTGGAAAAATAATAAATTTTCTCTATATCGCCTGCGTGAACAAGGTTATGAATTAATTTCACATAGTGAATTTCTGCCAGAATTAGATTTTTCTGTTTTAGCTCAATACGTGCGTTATCCTAGCCAAACTCAAGCGGTAAAAGCTTATCGAGAGACACTGCGACAACTCCCAAAATAA
- the cobT gene encoding nicotinate mononucleotide-dependent phosphoribosyltransferase CobT — MTDDQEFIKIYTQIAQGKQWLEQYRGKLPVFACILGFTETGLIPGISAAGSTPDARRYTAIADAEFLFNGSQVKPQYPLPPLDAGASPVLISRAVVEALDIPLYIFNAGLPQPPSVPNIDLGGIPAACLTSGNALPLEIVKHLLMQGLNWGEKLAAKTPDGYVILGECVVGGTTTALSILTGSAIAAVGKVNSSHPNCNHQQKWALVQAGLQRSGLVNVDDFIKFETNQLQSIDPLKLVAAVGDPMQVVVAGMAIAASRTSGVLLAGGTQMLAVYVLIKKIAECYCLEWQPEQIVVGTTRWVAEDPTGDTVGLASAVGEVPLIATQLSFAASRYHQLRVYEQGYVKEGVGAGAGAIAAHLYRNWNQTQLLQAIESLLESLNH, encoded by the coding sequence ATGACCGATGACCAAGAATTCATTAAGATTTATACGCAAATAGCACAAGGGAAACAATGGTTAGAGCAGTATCGGGGAAAATTACCTGTATTTGCTTGTATCTTAGGTTTTACTGAAACAGGTTTGATTCCTGGTATTTCAGCAGCAGGTAGCACGCCTGATGCTCGACGTTATACTGCGATCGCAGATGCGGAATTTTTGTTTAACGGTTCCCAGGTAAAACCTCAATATCCCCTACCACCCCTAGATGCTGGAGCTTCCCCAGTATTAATTTCCCGTGCTGTAGTGGAAGCATTAGACATCCCTCTATATATATTTAATGCTGGTTTGCCTCAACCACCATCAGTGCCAAACATTGATTTAGGTGGTATTCCAGCAGCTTGTTTAACATCTGGTAATGCTTTACCACTAGAAATTGTCAAACATCTACTGATGCAAGGGTTAAATTGGGGAGAAAAGTTAGCCGCAAAAACGCCTGATGGGTATGTAATTCTCGGTGAGTGTGTTGTCGGGGGAACTACCACAGCACTAAGTATCCTTACAGGAAGTGCGATCGCGGCAGTTGGTAAAGTTAATAGTAGCCACCCTAACTGTAATCATCAGCAAAAGTGGGCTTTGGTGCAAGCTGGGTTACAACGCTCTGGACTTGTTAATGTTGATGATTTTATTAAATTTGAAACTAATCAACTTCAATCTATAGATCCTTTAAAATTAGTAGCCGCAGTAGGCGATCCGATGCAAGTAGTAGTAGCTGGGATGGCAATTGCTGCTAGTCGCACCAGTGGTGTATTACTTGCTGGCGGTACACAAATGTTAGCTGTTTACGTCTTGATTAAGAAAATTGCTGAGTGCTACTGTCTAGAATGGCAACCTGAACAAATTGTTGTAGGAACGACTCGCTGGGTAGCAGAAGATCCTACTGGTGACACAGTTGGACTAGCTTCCGCCGTCGGAGAAGTTCCCCTGATCGCCACCCAGTTAAGCTTTGCTGCTTCTCGTTATCATCAATTACGAGTTTATGAGCAGGGATATGTTAAAGAAGGGGTGGGTGCTGGTGCTGGTGCGATCGCCGCTCATCTCTATCGAAACTGGAACCAAACCCAGCTTCTGCAAGCTATTGAATCGTTATTAGAAAGCCTAAACCATTAA